The following are encoded in a window of Carya illinoinensis cultivar Pawnee chromosome 15, C.illinoinensisPawnee_v1, whole genome shotgun sequence genomic DNA:
- the LOC122297421 gene encoding uncharacterized protein LOC122297421, giving the protein MRTNNDVPASTIHVPSSTIGIASSTVVLKKDNSSEAAASGFFGKSRPYKFWALAAILLLAFWSMFTGSVTLKWSTVDLTRFAGDTDSLIHDDLDILEVEERQKVVRHMWDVYTQSKSIRLPKFWQEAFEAAYELLVSETPGVRDAAVSEIAKMSMSSIGLHALPGHSQSTRRSRKSPKQVEKVKEEITIGSSESSR; this is encoded by the exons ATGAGAACGAACAACGACGTTCCAGCGTCAACCATTCATGTTCCCTCCTCAACCATAGGCATAGCCAGTAGTACGGTGGTACTGAAGAAAGACAACTCCTCGGAAGCAGCTGCTTCTGGATTCTTCGGTAAGAGCCGTCCGTACAAGTTTTGGGCCTTGGCCGCCATTCTTCTCCTTGCTTTCTGGTCCATGTTCACCGGCTCCGTCACTCTCAAGTGGTCCACCGTTGACCTTACCCGCTTTGCCGGAGACACCGACTCTCTGATCCACGACGATCTTGACATTCTG GAAGTGGAGGAGAGACAGAAGGTGGTGAGGCACATGTGGGATGTGTACACACAAAGCAAGAGTATCAGACTTCCTAAGTTTTGGCAGGAGGCTTTTGAGGCTGCTTACGAGCTTTTGGTGAGTGAGACTCCCGGCGTCCGAGACGCTGCCGTTTCCGAGATTGCTAAGATGTCCATGAGCTCCATCGGCCTCCACGCACTTCCTGGTCACTCACAG AGTACTAGACGATCAAGAAAAAGCCCCAAGCAAGTAGAAAAGGTAAAAGAAGAAATTACAATTGGGAGTAGTGAGAGTAGCCGATAA